The genomic window CCACGGAGTGAACCGCGCCGATGCGGGCACAGGCCAACATTGCCACGGCGGCCTCTGGCACCATAGGCATATAAATGGTCACTATGTCACCACGGCGAACGCCTTGACTGCGAAGGGCATTGGCAAATTTACAGACTTGGGTATGCAGCTCCCCGTAGGTAATTTTACGTTGCTCGCTAGCGTTATCGCCTTCCCAAATGATGGCGACACGATCGCTGTGCTCACTCAGGTGGCGATCGAGACAGTTGGCGGAGGCGTTGAGCGTGCCATCGTAAAACCAGTTAATGGAAAGGTTATGGTCGTCGAAGGAGGTTTTTTTGATTTTAGTGTAAGGCTTTATCCAATCGATGCGCTTGCCCTGTTCCCTCCAGAAACCCTCTGGATTGACAATCGACTCTTGGTACATTTTTTTATATTGTTCGTTGTTTACAAGTGCATTGGCAGCGATATTGCCGGAGACTTTGTAGAGAGACTGCGAGCTCATAGGGCTTCCCTTTTGAAAAATTGCGTGGTCTGAGTATGGTATGCAAGGGGGAGATAACTCCATTAGACCTTGGTCTAGTTTTAAAATTTCCTTTATATTTAAGCTGTTGCAGTTGAAATTCTGGCTAGATTTCAGCCACTATTTATCGCACAATAACGGAAAAAAGAGCAAAATATGAATTTAACCTTAGTCGTTTCCGTTATTGCTGTTTGTTATGTATCACTTTTATTCCTACTGGCTTGGGGGGCTGAACGTTGGTTCAGTGGCATAACCAAGAAACTGCAAGTGGGGATTTACGGCCTGAGCCTTGCTGTATATTGCTCATCTTGGAGCTTTTTAGGCACTGTGGGGCAGTCGGCTAAGGATTTTTGGTCCTTCTTGCCGATTTTTATCGGCCCAATTCTTATTTTTACCTTAGGTTTTGGTATGTTGCGCAAGATGGTATTAGTGTCAAAGGCACAAAATATCACCTCTGTCGCCGACTTTATCGCCGCCCGTTACGGTAAATCCCAAACCCTTGCGGCCTTGGTCACTTTGATCGCGCTATTTGGCATCATGCCCTACATAGCGCTGCAGCTTAAGGCCATGGTCTTTAGCTTAAACCTCTTTCAACCCCTTGATGATCCCCTCGATGGGGTGACTGTCCCTCTGTTGATCACTGCGTTGTTGGCTATTTTTGCGATTTTATTTGGTACCCGTAAACTCGATGCCACCGAGCATAATCCCGGTATGATGCTGGCTATCGCCTTTGAGTCTTTGGTTAAACTGGCGGCATTTCTCTTGGTGGGTATCGTCATCAGTTTTGGGGTGTTTGATGGTTTTGGCGATATCTGGCAACAGGCCAGTGCTAAGTCTTTAATTAATTACCCTAATCCGCGTATCGAAGCCTTAATGCCGGAGTTATTGGTCGGCATGGCAGCATTTTTATGTATGCCTCGTCAGTTCCATGTGATGGTGGTGGAGTGCGCCGATGAGTCTGTGCTTTCTAAGGGGCGCTGGTTGTTCCCTTTGTATTTGGCCTTGTTTGGCCTATTTGTGGGGCCGCTCGCCTTAGCGGGCAAAGTGATCCTGGGCGATAGTGTTGCCGCAGATACCTATGTGATTAACCTTCCACTGGCGTTAGATCAACCGCTATTGGCGGTCATCGCACTGCTGGGAACGCTATCCGCCGCCACTGGGATGGTGATAGTGGCGGTGGTGACTATTAGTGTGATGATCAGTAATGAGTGGCTGGTGCCTGTGATGCTGCGCACCGGGCATATCCGCGAGAAAAATTTTAGCCAGTTTTCCCAGTTGTTACTCAATGTGCGCCGTTTGGCGATTGTGATCATTCTCTGTTTGGGTTACGGCAGCTATCTTGCCCTGTCCGACAGCGACTCTTTATCCCACTTGGGCATGTTGTCCTTCGGTGCCTTTGCCCAGTTAGCTCCGGCGCTGGTTGGGGGACTCTATTGGAAGCACGGTAATCGTGCCGGCGTCTTTTTAGGGCTCAGTGTTGGCTTTAGCCTGTGGTTTTACATAATGCTCCAAGGTATGACGGATAGCCACGGTGCGGCGGCGTTAGTTTCCAGCGATCTTGATCTGTTAGATGCTATTACTCCCAATGTGCGTGATGCACTGACGGCATTGTTTGCCAATATTGTCTGTTATGTTTTGGGGTCAATTTGGTTTAGGGCTGGGGTGGCGGAGCGTATTCAAGCCAGTGCATTTGTCAGTCCCGGTAAATTAAGAAGCAGTGCTAATAAAAAGAATGGCCCGATTTCCCAGCAGGATTTACTGATCCTTGCCAGCCGTTTTGTGAGTCCAAGTCGCGCCTATGAAAGTTTTAGCCACTTTTCCAGCGATGCGGTGAAGAGTGATAGCTGGCACAAGGCGGCGCCTGCAGAGCTGATTTCCCATACTGAACGTTTACTCGCTGGGGTGCTTGGGGCCTCAAGCGCGGCACTAGTGATGGACTCTGTGCTGCAGGGGCGGGATTTAGCCTTGGATGAGGTTTTTAGTCTGGTCGATGAGGCCTCATCCAAAATCATGCTTAGCCAAGATATGCTGCGCGGCGCGATTGAGCATGCCTACGAGGGCATGAGTGTTATCGACAGTGATTTAAATTTGGTGGCATGGAATTATAAATATGTGGAGTTATATCAATATCCTGAAGGATTTTTACAACAAGGAATGCCCATTAGCGAAGTGATCCGCTTTAACGCCGCTCGGGGCTATTGCGGCCAAGGCGATATCGAATTGCAGGTCGAAAAGCGGGTACAGCATATGCGTAATGGCACGCCCCACACCTCGGAGCGGCAACGTAAAGATGGCAAAGTGATTAAAATTCAAGGCAACCCTATGCCGGATGGCGGCTTTGTGATGACCTTTACCGATATTACCCAATATCGCCAGCAGGAGCGGGCATTGCTCGAAGCCAATGAGACTTTAGAGAGTCGGGTCAAAGAGCGTACCTATGAACTGGCGATGCTAAACAGTGAGCTGCTTGAAGCCAAGGCCCTAGAAGAAAGGGCTAACGCCTCGAAAAGTCGATTTCTGGCGGCCGTGGGGCACGATTTAATGCAACCCTTAAACGCGGCAAGATTATTTACCGCGTCATTATCCCAGTATCCTAATCTTGACCGTGAGGCGCGTACGACCCTATCCCATGTGAATAGCTCACTGAAAACCGCCGGTGAGCTGCTAACGGATCTGCTCGATATCTCAAAACTCGATTCTGGCATGGTAGAGGTTAATCGCCGTGATTTTGCCATATCGGAATTGCTCAATGGCTTAGCCGTCGAATTTGAAGCTATGGCTGGGGATAATCAGATCCGCTTTAACATGTTGCCCTGCAGTGCCACGGTAAACTCGGATCCATCATTGCTTAGACGTGTGTTGCAGAACTTCCTCACGAATGCTTACCGTTATGCCCGTGGAGGACGAGTGCTTTTTGGTTGCCGTCACCGTGGTAGCGAAATTGAAATTCAAGTGTTAGATACCGGCTGTGGTATCGATGAACGTGAAACCCAAGAAATTTTTAAGGAGTTTAAGCGGCTGAATAATCCTAAGAGCAATAATGTCAGTGGCCTCGGCCTAGGCTTAGCTATCGCCGATAGGATCAGCAAAGTGTTAGAGCACAGTATTCATGTCTCCTCGCAGTTAGGGCGGGGTTCAGTGTTTTCGATCCGAGTACCAAAGGGTGAAACCGTGCGGCAGCCGCAGGTCAAAGCCTTACCTTCTCTGCTACAGCCGTTGTCGGGGATTAAAGTATTGTGTATCGATAATGAGGAGGCCATCCTCGCGGGGTTAGAAAGCTTGCTCAGTCGCTGGCAATGCGAGGTGATTTGCGCCAAGGATCTCGCCGATGCTCGGATAAAGCTTGGCCTCAAAGGGGTGGCTCCCGATATAGTGCTGGCGGATTTTCATTTGGATGATGGCCAAAATGGGGTCGATGCTATGGACGGTATTCGCGCCCTCTATGGGCAAGAACTACCGGGGATTTTAATCACAGCCAATACCCGTAAAGAGCTAGTCGAGGATGTACAGCGCCGCGGTTATCACTATATGGCGAAAATGATTAAACCTGCGGCCCTGCGGGCATTGATCTCCAGTCTAGTGAAGTCAACGCGTTAATCACCAAAGCGCAGTTGGCTCTAAGCTTAAGCTGCGCGGTTTTCTGTGGCCAAGATTTTTATAAGGGCTTAACCGTGACTGATAAAGGCGGCCGTTGCCTGTGTTGGCGTTATGTCGCCAGTTAAGGGTATTCTGGCGGCCACTTGCTTCATTGCAGCTGTGAGTTGGCTTAATTGTGCAGGGGTGAT from Shewanella putrefaciens includes these protein-coding regions:
- a CDS encoding NahK/ErcS family hybrid sensor histidine kinase/response regulator; translation: MNLTLVVSVIAVCYVSLLFLLAWGAERWFSGITKKLQVGIYGLSLAVYCSSWSFLGTVGQSAKDFWSFLPIFIGPILIFTLGFGMLRKMVLVSKAQNITSVADFIAARYGKSQTLAALVTLIALFGIMPYIALQLKAMVFSLNLFQPLDDPLDGVTVPLLITALLAIFAILFGTRKLDATEHNPGMMLAIAFESLVKLAAFLLVGIVISFGVFDGFGDIWQQASAKSLINYPNPRIEALMPELLVGMAAFLCMPRQFHVMVVECADESVLSKGRWLFPLYLALFGLFVGPLALAGKVILGDSVAADTYVINLPLALDQPLLAVIALLGTLSAATGMVIVAVVTISVMISNEWLVPVMLRTGHIREKNFSQFSQLLLNVRRLAIVIILCLGYGSYLALSDSDSLSHLGMLSFGAFAQLAPALVGGLYWKHGNRAGVFLGLSVGFSLWFYIMLQGMTDSHGAAALVSSDLDLLDAITPNVRDALTALFANIVCYVLGSIWFRAGVAERIQASAFVSPGKLRSSANKKNGPISQQDLLILASRFVSPSRAYESFSHFSSDAVKSDSWHKAAPAELISHTERLLAGVLGASSAALVMDSVLQGRDLALDEVFSLVDEASSKIMLSQDMLRGAIEHAYEGMSVIDSDLNLVAWNYKYVELYQYPEGFLQQGMPISEVIRFNAARGYCGQGDIELQVEKRVQHMRNGTPHTSERQRKDGKVIKIQGNPMPDGGFVMTFTDITQYRQQERALLEANETLESRVKERTYELAMLNSELLEAKALEERANASKSRFLAAVGHDLMQPLNAARLFTASLSQYPNLDREARTTLSHVNSSLKTAGELLTDLLDISKLDSGMVEVNRRDFAISELLNGLAVEFEAMAGDNQIRFNMLPCSATVNSDPSLLRRVLQNFLTNAYRYARGGRVLFGCRHRGSEIEIQVLDTGCGIDERETQEIFKEFKRLNNPKSNNVSGLGLGLAIADRISKVLEHSIHVSSQLGRGSVFSIRVPKGETVRQPQVKALPSLLQPLSGIKVLCIDNEEAILAGLESLLSRWQCEVICAKDLADARIKLGLKGVAPDIVLADFHLDDGQNGVDAMDGIRALYGQELPGILITANTRKELVEDVQRRGYHYMAKMIKPAALRALISSLVKSTR